The Siniperca chuatsi isolate FFG_IHB_CAS linkage group LG9, ASM2008510v1, whole genome shotgun sequence genome includes a region encoding these proteins:
- the fzd1 gene encoding frizzled-1, translated as MVYHRLLRAALTILFFLLFLNVGIFRVNGQYGGGDRGMSIPEHGFCQPISIPLCTDIAYNETIMPNLLGHTNQEDAGLEVHQFYPLVKVQCSPDLKFFLCSMYAPVCTVLEQALPPCRSLCERARQGCEALMNKFGFQWPDTLACESFPVHGAGELCVGQNMSDRTEPDSPGPYPTERTLSDPLNGQFRCPASLRVPPYLNYRFLGQENCGAPCEPKRSHGMMYFSEEELKFARIWIGIWSVLCCASTLFTVLTYLVDMKRFSYPERPIVFLSGCYTMVSIAYIAGFLLEDKVVCNDRFDNDIRTVVQGTKKEGCTILFMMLYFFSMASSIWWVILALTWFLAAGMKWGHEAIEANSQYFHLAAWAVPAIKTITILAVGQVDGDVLSGVCFVGINSVDALRGFVLAPLFVYLFIGTSFLLAGFVSLFRIRTIMKHDGTKTEKLEKLMVRIGIFSVLYTVPATIVIACYFYEQAFREQWERTWISQTCKTYAVPCPVQNHPNMSPDFTVFMIKYLMTLIVGITSGFWIWSGKTLNSWRRFYTRLANSKQGETTV; from the coding sequence ATGGTTTACCACAGACTCCTTCGTGCGGCTTTGActatattgttttttcttctgttcctaAACGTGGGAATTTTTCGAGTAAATGGGCAATACGGCGGCGGTGACCGAGGAATGTCTATACCGGAGCACGGATTTTGCCAGCCGATTTCCATTCCGCTGTGTACGGACATCGCGTACAACGAGACTATCATGCCAAACCTGCTCGGTCACACCAACCAGGAGGACGCAGGGCTGGAGGTCCACCAGTTCTACCCGCTGGTGAAAGTCCAGTGCTCTCCGGATTTAAAGTTTTTCCTCTGCTCCATGTATGCGCCCGTGTGCACGGTGCTCGAGCAGGCGCTGCCTCCGTGCCGCTCTCTGTGCGAGCGCGCGCGGCAGGGCTGCGAGGCGCTCATGAACAAGTTCGGCTTCCAGTGGCCCGACACCCTCGCGTGCGAGTCCTTCCCTGTCCACGGCGCGGGAGAGCTGTGCGTCGGGCAAAACATGTCGGACCGCACCGAGCCAGACAGCCCCGGCCCGTACCCCACCGAGCGCACACTTTCTGACCCCCTGAACGGTCAGTTCAGGTGCCCGGCCTCGCTGCGGGTGCCTCCCTACCTGAACTACCGCTTCCTCGGGCAGGAGAACTGCGGCGCTCCGTGTGAGCCAAAGAGATCTCACGGGATGATGTACTTCAGCGAGGAGGAGCTCAAATTCGCGAGGATATGGATTGGCATCtggtcagtgttgtgttgtgccTCCACTTTATTCACCGTGCTGACCTACCTGGTGGACATGAAGCGCTTCAGCTACCCAGAACGGCCCATTGTCTTCCTCTCTGGCTGCTACACTATGGTGTCCATCGCATACATCGCTGGGTTTTTACTGGAGGACAAGGTGGTTTGCAATGACCGGTTTGATAACGACATCAGGACTGTGGTGCAGGGCACTAAAAAGGAAGGCTGCACCATCCTCTTCATGATGCTGTACTTCTTCAGCATGGCCAGCTCAATCTGGTGGGTCATCCTGGCTCTCACCTGGTTCCTGGCGGCGGGGATGAAATGGGGCCACGAGGCCATCGAGGCTAACTCTCAGTACTTCCACCTGGCAGCGTGGGCCGTGCCCGCCATCAAGACCATTACCATCCTAGCTGTAGGGCAGGTGGATGGAGACGTGTTGAGTGGGGTTTGCTTTGTGGGCATCAACAGTGTGGACGCCCTGCGGGGCTTCGTGCTGGCCCCGCTGTTTGTTTACCTATTCATCGGAACCTCGTTCCTCTTGGCGGGCTTCGTGTCCCTGTTTCGGATTCGGACCATCATGAAGCACGACGGCACCAAGACGGAGAAGCTGGAGAAGCTGATGGTGCGGATAGGGATCTTCAGCGTGCTGTACACTGTGCCGGCCACCATCGTCATCGCCTGCTACTTCTATGAGCAGGCCTTCAGAGAGCAGTGGGAGAGGACGTGGATCAGCCAGACGTGTAAGACGTACGCCGTGCCGTGTCCCGTCCAGAACCACCCCAACATGAGTCCCGACTTCACAGTCTTCATGATAAAGTATCTCATGACGCTCATTGTGGGCATCACCTCCGGCTTCTGGATCTGGTCTGGGAAGACCCTCAACTCCTGGAGGAGGTTTTACACGAGACTGGCCAACAGTAAACAGGGTGAGACCACAGTGTAA